In one Pseudobacteroides sp. genomic region, the following are encoded:
- a CDS encoding helix-turn-helix transcriptional regulator — protein MTLGEHIMLLRKQKELSQAALGKAIGTSGDIIGRYERNIMTPSIEVIVKIADTLGVSIDYLVGKTNIELDRNTLKRLEDIATLSDENKSFIFRMIDMALRDLKTGQAYATK, from the coding sequence ATGACTCTTGGCGAACATATAATGCTTTTACGAAAGCAAAAGGAACTTTCTCAGGCTGCTTTGGGTAAAGCAATCGGCACATCAGGCGATATTATTGGAAGGTACGAACGTAATATTATGACACCATCTATTGAAGTGATTGTTAAGATTGCCGATACTTTAGGGGTTTCGATTGATTACCTGGTAGGAAAAACTAATATTGAACTAGACAGGAACACATTAAAGCGGCTTGAAGATATTGCCACGCTTTCGGACGAAAACAAATCGTTTATATTCCGTATGATTGATATGGCTTTGCGGGATTTAAAAACCGGGCAGGCTTACGCAACAAAATAA